The Paenibacillus sophorae genome has a segment encoding these proteins:
- a CDS encoding AAA family ATPase has translation MSNIIELKLTPEKMMFPKREADNKNDFRIYSCNTKNDEIMLNTFDRLSIKGIMQRLELGVEYEAQIELDKVDPRFGASYNVLSIYQDVPQTMEGQQAFLSTLMTELQLKEVYKTYPDEDIVQLIIDDKFDYDKVRNFGPVVYKRIRNRIMDNLAYKEILGRLGKYGITYDVILKLEEKFGSKQLAIQKIEDCPYELVAISGWGFKRADKVAKQMGIAHDNPQRIMYGIRYTIDENQQHGHTFMYREDLLRSASEKLELEIELIDKMLDETDELKFIDNKISLIRTYNAEYYISKKLKEKLDDGTELNFDSEEFIKYIEEEYKEDIPNGLTHQQKDFFRNIQKHPVNLLVGFAGTGKSAMQKFLVILLDKLGLTYTFMSPSAKAAKVTKKYTGVDAQTIHRKIGYGMDKDEENMYEIAEDFVIIDEAGMTDVFILASLLAKIKNPKTRLLFCGDSFQLLSIQAGNFLHDVIESGTIPMTKLDIVFRQSDGGILDIATKIRKGQQFVKNDFEGKKLFGDNFLLHCVDQIHMEKGYKTYYKTFLETFTPEDIMVLTPTKKGKLGTIEINKYIQEVVNPQDGNKKEHKYGFDNILRVGDYVLNTVNMYRIADMDEQGIDVVNGDSGNVIDLKFEDDKKGNKDEEMTERDKKGIIVQFDDNLVRLDFGLATQLLHSWSYTIHKSQGSSSEAALCIVDKSNKFQISANLIYTAITRSKQKCIFLTQAETLNYAIRKVDNMRRNTHLCDLLKKAR, from the coding sequence TTGAGTAATATTATTGAATTAAAGTTGACACCTGAAAAAATGATGTTTCCTAAGAGGGAGGCAGATAATAAGAATGACTTTCGCATTTATTCATGCAACACTAAAAATGATGAAATTATGCTGAATACTTTTGACAGACTATCAATCAAGGGTATAATGCAACGGCTAGAATTAGGAGTCGAATACGAAGCTCAAATTGAATTAGATAAGGTTGACCCTAGATTTGGAGCAAGTTATAACGTTCTCTCTATATATCAAGATGTGCCACAAACAATGGAGGGGCAACAAGCGTTTCTTTCGACGCTTATGACTGAATTACAGTTAAAAGAGGTTTATAAAACCTATCCAGATGAAGATATTGTTCAACTTATCATAGACGACAAATTCGATTATGATAAAGTAAGAAACTTTGGGCCAGTTGTCTATAAACGTATTAGAAATCGTATTATGGATAATCTGGCCTATAAAGAAATACTTGGACGATTAGGTAAGTATGGTATCACCTATGATGTAATTTTAAAACTTGAAGAAAAGTTCGGCAGCAAACAATTAGCGATACAAAAGATTGAAGACTGCCCATACGAATTGGTCGCTATCAGTGGTTGGGGATTCAAACGAGCAGATAAGGTTGCCAAGCAGATGGGCATTGCTCATGACAATCCGCAAAGAATAATGTATGGTATCCGGTACACTATAGACGAGAATCAGCAACATGGACATACTTTTATGTACAGAGAAGATTTATTAAGAAGTGCTTCAGAGAAGTTGGAATTGGAGATTGAGTTGATTGATAAAATGCTCGATGAGACTGACGAGTTAAAGTTTATAGACAATAAGATTTCATTAATCAGAACATACAATGCAGAATATTACATATCTAAGAAACTCAAAGAGAAGCTTGACGATGGAACCGAACTTAATTTTGATTCAGAAGAATTTATTAAGTACATAGAAGAAGAATATAAAGAAGATATTCCAAATGGACTAACCCATCAACAGAAAGACTTCTTTAGAAATATTCAAAAGCATCCCGTTAATCTTCTTGTTGGCTTTGCTGGTACGGGGAAATCTGCGATGCAAAAATTCTTAGTTATTTTACTTGATAAACTTGGTCTCACATATACTTTTATGTCACCATCAGCTAAAGCTGCTAAAGTAACAAAGAAGTATACAGGAGTAGATGCACAAACTATACATAGAAAAATTGGTTACGGTATGGATAAAGATGAAGAAAATATGTACGAGATTGCGGAAGACTTTGTGATCATAGATGAAGCAGGGATGACTGATGTGTTTATCCTTGCAAGTTTATTAGCAAAAATAAAAAATCCAAAAACTAGATTACTCTTCTGTGGCGATTCATTCCAGTTATTGAGTATTCAGGCTGGAAATTTCCTTCACGATGTAATTGAAAGTGGAACCATACCGATGACTAAACTTGACATTGTTTTTAGACAGAGTGATGGCGGGATATTAGATATTGCAACAAAGATTAGAAAAGGACAGCAATTTGTTAAGAATGATTTTGAAGGTAAGAAGTTATTTGGCGATAACTTTCTTTTGCATTGCGTAGATCAAATACATATGGAAAAAGGGTATAAGACATATTATAAAACTTTCCTTGAGACATTTACTCCTGAAGACATCATGGTGCTAACACCAACCAAGAAGGGTAAGCTTGGAACGATTGAAATAAATAAATATATACAGGAAGTTGTTAATCCACAAGACGGTAATAAGAAGGAACATAAATATGGTTTCGATAATATCTTAAGAGTTGGAGACTACGTTTTGAACACCGTAAATATGTACCGAATTGCCGACATGGATGAGCAAGGAATAGATGTAGTTAATGGAGACTCAGGGAATGTAATTGATTTAAAGTTTGAGGATGACAAGAAAGGCAATAAAGACGAAGAGATGACTGAAAGAGATAAGAAGGGGATCATTGTTCAATTTGATGATAATCTAGTCAGATTAGACTTTGGATTAGCAACTCAGTTATTACACAGTTGGTCATATACCATTCACAAATCACAAGGAAGTTCGTCTGAAGCTGCTTTGTGTATAGTAGATAAATCCAATAAATTCCAAATTTCTGCTAATCTAATCTATACGGCAATCACTCGCAGTAAGCAGAAGTGCATATTCTTAACTCAAGCCGAGACACTGAATTATGCCATACGAAAAGTGGATAATATGAGACGGAATACACATTTATGCGATTTGCTGAAGAAGGCTAGATAA